GTTGTTGAAATACGGCCCTTTTGATGTTTGGATACTAACTCGTGGATTATGAGGACAATGTATGGTGGGTAGTTTGACTGGGGTGGTCGCCTCCAAAAGCGTAACGGAGGCTTCTAAAGGTGCCCTCAGGCCGATTGGTAACCGGTCGTAGAGTGTAATGGCATAAGGGCGCTTGACTGGGAGACACACAAGTCGCACAGGAAGGAAACTTGAGCATAGTGATCCGGTGGTTCCGTATGGTAGGGCCATCGCTCAAAGGATAAAAGGTACTCCGGGGATAACAGGCTGATCGCTCCCAAGAGCTCATATCGACGGAGCGGTTTGGCACCTCGATGTCGGCTCGTCACATCCTGGGGCTGGAGAAGGTCCCAAGGGTTGGGCTGTTCGCCCATTAAAGTGGCACGCGAGCTGGGTTCAGAACGTCGTGAGACAGTTCGGTCTCTATCTGTTGTGGGCGCGAGATATTTGCGAGGGTCTGACACTAGTACGAGAGGACCGTGTTGGACGTACCACTGGTTTATCGGTTGTTTCGCCAGGAGCACTGCCGAGTAGCCACGTACGGTAAGGATAAGTGCTGAAAGCATCTAAGCACGAAGCCCTCCTCAAGATTAGATATCTTTATAGGGTGGTTATAGACGATGACCTTGATAGGCTACAGGTGTAAATGCAGTAATGTAAAAGCCGAGTAGTACTAATAGCCCGAACGCTTTATATCGTTTTCTTGTATTCTTTTTGGGTTTCAGAAGAACCTGAAGGAAGTAAAGGGCCTAAAAGAATAGAAGGAAACAAAAGAGAAAAATCATAAGCAAAACGAACGGAGTAAGACAGATATTCCAAACTGTTACGAAGTCGTATACGTGTAAAGAATTCGTATGGGTTCGGTCTCATAGAACAGACATCGAACCTGCGCGAGATGAATCGAGAGAATGGGACGAACGAAGGCCGAGAGGTTTTCGGTGAGTTTCTTTGAGTAGACGATTTCTACTTCTCTATCTTGGACTTGTCAGATATGCCTTAATATATCTCTCTGATGACCGGGGGTAAAGAAACGGTCATGAATAAGAGGGAAATAACGAAATAATTAAGGTGGCTATAGCATTGGGGATCCACCTCTTCCCATCCCGAACAGAGCAGTTAAGCCCAATCACGCCGATGGTACTACGCAAGTGGGAGAGTAGGTAGCCGCCACTTTTACAGTCGAGAGAGCTTTGTAGACAGATGTCTTCGAAGCTCTCTCTTTTTTGTTGTTTAGCTCCCTGCCGATCCGATCGCCCCTTGATCACCCCCTTTCTACTCATTCGACTTTAATCGATGATAATCGACGGGATAGGACTGCAATCGATGATAATCGACTCGGGGTCTTGAGTCTCATCATATCTTTGCTGTGTGATCAGTAATCATCTGTCCATTTCCCGAAGATGAAATCGGGTGGTGAGATGAAGTATAGTCTGGAGCTGGCACGTGTCATGGCTGTGTATAACCATCGGCAGAATGAGATATCGATCATTTCGGGTGTGAGGTAACCGAAGTGGATATAGACGTCGTGCCACTGTCCGCCCTGTGCCTTGTGGCAGGTCATGGCGTAAGCATATTTGATCTGTAGGGCATTGAGATAAGGATCTTTTCTAAGAGCACCATAGAGTTGCTTTTTATTGGTGGCCCATGGGTAGTCGAGGACAACGCTGTCGAATAGACGTTGGCGTTGCTCGGGCGTGAGGGCTGCCGCACCGCTGTAGAGACTCTCGAGGATGATATTGGCGTGGATGATACCGCCTTCGGTATCGGTGAGTTCGGCTTCCCTGAAGGTGAAGCCATGAAGCTCCTTTGTCCTGCGAGAACGCTCGACATGGAGCAGTTCGCCATTGGCTATAAAGAGACTTTTCGGATGCCCTTCGGCATCTGTGGGGGTATGGAAGTAGTTGTTTCGGCAAACCATGAGTAGTTCGCCGGGAGTGATGTCATCCTCGTAACCGAGCGAACGGTAGCGTATCTGTCGGTTAAATTCTTCAGCATCTTTGTTCGAACGTGTCAGAAGGATGGTTTCCTCTTTGCCCACTTGAGCATAAGAGCTCTCGACGAGGTCGGGGAGGTCGTAACCGGAGACGATCTTGACTTCCTCGCCCGAGGGCATGGGGAGGAGTGGAGTTTCCCACTCGGACAAGCCTCCTTCCATATCGATGATACGTGCCCTGAGAATGTGGCTAAGGGTAACGATCTCGCTGGCTTCGTCCTGACGAACGATGTCTGTGAGTGTCCCTGTGAAGATCCGCCCCGTGTAGCGACTGAGATATCTCGTGTCCATCGCCGGACTGAGTGGCGTCCCGACAGGAGGGAGCTGTGCGTCGTCTCCGATAAAAAGCACCTTGGCTCCATCGACACTGAAGCAAAAGTCCATAAGGTCGTCAAGGAGACAGCCGCTCCCGAAGGGACTGATACCATCGGGGGTGTTGTTGATCATAGAGGCTTCGTCGACGATATAAAGGGTGTCGTGTCTGCCACGATTGTAGCCCATCTCGAAGTTGGATTCCCCATTTGCCCCCATTCGCTCTCGATAGATCACTCTATGTATGGTGTGTGCAGGGATGCCGCAGTAACTCTGAAGTACCTTTGCCGCTCTTCCTGTGGGAGCAAGCAGTACAAGAGGACGTCCTTCGGCAAGCATCGTGCGTGCCAAAGCTCCGATGAGGCTTGATTTTCCCGTCCCGGCATAACCCCTCAAGACAAAGATGGCGTGGTCTGCATCGTAGTCCTCATCATGCAGGAAAGAGGCCAAGGTGTCTATGACTTCCGCCTGTGTCCGAGTGGGCTCGAAGGGGAAAAAATGGCTCATCCGAGCTCTGAAATTTTCTGCACTCATGTATAAAGTGTTTATTTTCTATAACAAATAAGATGTCAGTCTCAATAAAGTTTGCTATTTTTGTTGATGCAAACTATTGTGGTGGGGTAGACCCATGTGTGACTAACGAATTACAAAATAAATAAATATAATCCTCATGAAGACAATTTACAAAATTCTTTTGCTCGTCGCTATCGTAGGTCTGGTATGGGTATCAGTCGAAAGTATCATGAATCCTATTCGTTTCAAGAAGGAAAAGGGGACTCGTGAAGCTGCCATCATCGCTAAGTTGATCGATATCCGTAAAGCTCAGATCGCTTACAAGCAGCAGTTCAACCGCCATGCCGGTTCATTTGAAGAACTTATCAACTGGCTCAACAACGGACAGGTACCTACCGTACGTAAGGAGGGTGAACTTACAGACAAACAGCTCGAAGCCGGCATGACTGAAGCTAAGGCTGTCGAAATTGTAGCTAAGGCTCGTCGTACAGGGGACTGGAAAGAGGCAGAAAAGGAAGGCCTTGTCAGCATCGTAGATGGACAACGTGTGTATTTTACCAGAGATACTACCTGGTCTGTGGCGAAAGAAGGTCTTTTCCCTGAAGGATATGATGTGAACAGCCTTGCAATCGTCCCCGGAACAAACGAGAAGTTTGCAATGGATACAGCAAGTGTAGAGACTGCTTCGGGTATCTCCATCAAGGTTTTTGAGGCTTCTGTCCCTTATGAAGTGTACCTACAAGGTCTTGACAAAAACCTTATCAAGAACTTGGAGTCTGTCGCTGAAACAATCAATCGTTACCCCGGTCTTAAGGTCGGCTCACTCAAGGAGGTCAACAACAACGCAGGTAACTGGGAGTAAAAAATCTCCTTCCGTTGCTTCGTTCATGATAAACTTATACCTAAGTCCCCTTGCACTGCTATGATACGAAAAGACATAGACAGCTCCAGATGGCTCGCGGAGGACTTAAAGTACGAAGAAACACTGGCTCTCAGCCTGGATACGTCCATCCGCATCACTGCGGATGGACTTTCTTTTTGTGGATTTCACAGAGAGAAGCCCGAAGAGAGTAAAGTGGCTTTCATCCCCTTTGAGGGAGGAGATATGGTCGAGTCATTGAAGTCTGTATTCTTCTCATATCCGACGTTATCTTTGCCTTTCAAGACGACGCGGGTCTTTGCCGATGATGGTTCGGGTTATACCCTCGTACCTACGGACCTCAAGCCTGTCGCATCGTCGAACGATTGGGTCGTCTCCAGTCTCGATACCGACGGGAAGCACGTCCTCTCCATTCCGCTCAATGATACACCTGCGACGATAGAGACGGCCGTACGCTCAGACTTGTACGAGTTTTGTCAGCGTTCGTTTGCCTTCCCACGTTTCGATCATCTTCAGCGTCCACTCATTGCCGTAGCCATGCGTTATACCCGTCGTGTGCATCCCGCAGTGGTCATGGTCATTCTTGGTAATGGCTATACGGACATCACGCTGGCAAGGAACGGGCAACTCCTTCTCGCCAATAGGTTCGATACTCCTCAGGCGATGGATGTCCTTTACTTTGTCACTGCAGTCTGGCGACAGTTCGATCTCGATCCCACAAGTGATCACCTCTGCCTCTACACGCACCCCGCAAAGGATGTCGAGGTGCCTATGGAGAAACTTGGGACATCCATCAGACATCTGAGCCTTAACACCTATCATGGCCTCATCGCCGATCCAAAGGTCGTCTCTGACCGCAAGCTCCAACTCCCTCCCGAATTTATCCTCGACAACTTATGCGAATAATACGTGGTAAGTACGGACACCGTCGTTTTGCGGTGCCAAAGACCTTCAAAGCCCGTCCTACGACAGACTTTGCGAAGGAAAACTTGTTCAACATTCTCGAAAACTCCATCGATTGGGAAGAAACCAAGGCTTTGGACCTCTTTGCCGGTACGGGCAGTATAGGCCTTGAGTTGCTTTCGAGAGGCTGCCACACCGTCGTCGGGGTTGAGATGGATCATGCTCACTGTGCATTTATACGCAAGGTCTTGGGCGAACTCAAGGACTCCAATTATCGGCTCATCAAGGGAGATGCCTTCAAGTACATCTCCAACCAAGTGGGCGAACGCTTTGACTTCATCTTCGCCGATCCTCCCTATGCCATAGACAATCTCGATACCCTGCCCGATCTCATCATGGGTGGTACCCTTCTGGCATCTCATGGTCTCTTCATCCTTGAGCATCCCGGTACTTATGATTTCAGCGAACACCCTTGTTTTGTCAAACTCAAACAGTACGGTTCGGTACACTTCTCATTCTTTGAGCATCCGTCCGAAGATACCCTTTGATACAACTCACATATAGATAATGGCTTCCGGATAGGGGTGGGAAAAGACGGCAAAAGTATTTTTCCTCTCGGTGGTATTTTATCGGAATTTGGGCTATTTTTGTATCGGTGTCATCCGAAACAAATACCCTCCTCCCCCGATGAATGAAAGTACAATAGAGAAGCTGAAAACTCTTGCCGAAGCCGCCAAATACGATGTCTCCTGCGCATCGAGTGGCTCCTCTCGTCGCAATGCCAAGGGTGGTGTCGGGACCACCTCGGGCTGGGGTATTTGTCACAGCTTCACCCCCGATGGTCGTTGTATTTCTCTCTTCAAGGTCCTTCTTACCAATCACTGTATCTACGACTGCGCTTACTGCACCAACAGGAGGAGCAACGACGTTCGTAGAGCGATGTTTACGCCCGACGAGTTGGCCGACCTCACGATTGAATTTTATCGTCGCAACTATATCGAAGGGCTCTTCCTCAGTTCGGGTGTCATACGCAATCCCGACTACACGATGGAGCAGATGCTACGCACTGTCAAACTTCTTCGAGAAGTCCACCGCTTCAACGGCTACATCCATATGAAGAGCATCCCGGGGGCGAGCCAAGAACTCGTCTCCAAGGCAGGGACCTATGTCGATCGTATGAGTGTCAATCTCGAGATCCCCTCCGAAGAAAATCTCAAACTCCTTGCGCCCGAGAAGGACTATGCCGGTGTCTTCGCTCCCATGCGTTTCATCCAACAAGGGATGTTGGAGAGCATCGAAGAGCGAAAGAAGTACCGATCCGCTCCCAAGTTTGTCCCCGCCGGTCAGAGTACCCAAGTCATCATCGGTGCCACGCCGGACAGCGACAAGCAGATCCTCACGCTTGCTTCGGCATTGTACCGACGTCCCTCGTTCAAGCGAGTCTATTATTCCGGTTACATTCCGGTCAATACCAAGGACAACCGTCTTCCCGTGCTCCCGGCTCCGCCACTTGTGAGAGAGAACCGTCTCTATCAAGCCGACTGGCTCATGAGATTTTATCACTTCGATGCCCGAGAGATCGTCGACGACCTCCATCCCGACTTGGACTTGGATGTCGATCCCAAGATGGGCTGGGCTCTCCGTCACCCCGAATACTTCCCCGTCGATCTCAACACCGCTCCCTACGAAGTTATCTTGAGAGTCCCCGGTATCGGAGTCAACTCTGCCAAACTCATCCTCGCCTCGCGGAGATTCGGTACGCTCAGTTCCTTCCAACTCAAACGCATGGGTGTCGTTATGAAGAGGGCGCAGTATTTCATAGTTTGTCGCGACCTCCCGATGAGGACGATCAACGAAGTCACGCCCGAATACGTGCGCAAGCAAGTCTCACAGAAGAAGGTGCAGGAGGTGTTGTCCAAAGCCATGCAACTTCCCCTCAATTTTGGAGAATAATCAGGGATGACACTTTTTGTCTACGACAAGACCCTTGATGGCCTGCTGTGCTGTGTCTTCTTCGCTTACGAGTACAAGATACGTCCCGATGACATCATCACGGCCACTGCTCAGCGACCGCTTCTTGTGGAGGCTTCTTATGTGATAAAGACAGATCCCCGGAAGTCCAAACGAGTGTGGGTAGGGTTGGAGAAAAAACTTTCCAAGATTGCCCAAAATATGCTCCTGCTGGTGTGGCTCTCCGAACTCCCCGAGGTGGAGATGCTTCTTTTCAGATACATCTGTAAGATCATAGACGGCCCCGAAGGCTTCGAGATGAACTTCGGAGATGCCGACATCGTGCGGGTCAAGGAGATCGCCAAGAAGGTTGCCGGAGAGTCGAGGAAACTCATCCAGTTTGTCCGATTTCAGCGGACTGCCGACGACATATACTTCGCCCCCATTTCTCCCGAGTATAATGTCCTATCGCTCATCACCCCTCATTTCGAGGCTCGCTATGCGGATCAGCAGTGGATCATCTACGACACCAAACGAAACTCCGGACTCTACTACGACAAGTCGAGTGTCCGATATATTTCTTTCTCTGAGAAAGATCTCGAGGCTCTCAAGAGCGGAAAAATAGAGGATGAAAAACTATCGGACGAAGAACTCTTCTTCCAAAAGCTCTGGAAAGAGTACTTCAAAAGTACCACCATCCGCGAACGCATCAACCTCCGACTCCAACGCCAACACATGCCTAAAAAGTACTGGCGATACCTCACGGAGGTGCAGTAAATCCCACTACAAATATATCCTTTGGGTGTATTGAAAAAAGTCGTTAAGTTTGATGACAAAGGTCGTATGACTTGTTACATCAAGTCATACGACCTTTTTTTGAGGATTATATACTCTTAGTTTGGAGCAGTAATTTTATGTCATGCTCTACTTGTCGAAGTAGAGCGTCAGCACGACGATCTCCGAGCGGGTGCCGACCCTGAATGTAGAGGCTGCCACACCATAGCCCGATGAGATACAGTAGGTCGTATTGCCCTTAGAGTATAGTCCGTATGACTGTTCGAATGCTGCTCCGACAACCCATTTGAATGGGATGAACTGCCCATCGTGGGTATGGCCGTGCAGGGCAAGGTGAATACCTTCTTCACGCTCTTCGATGACATTTTTAGGTTGGTGGTCAAGGACGATGGTCACAGCTCCGGAGGGTACGTGGCTCTTCAAGGAGGCGAGCGAAGCCCTTTCTTTGTTCATGTGGTCATCCCTGCCGATGAGGTAGACATCGGGGGCGACTGCCACCACGGAGTCTTTGAGGAATGTCCCGAGACTTCTGAACCATGCTTCCTTTTCCTCTCTGCCATAGTAGTATTCATGGTTGCCATTGACATAGTAGACTTTCGATGGATCTGCGTGTAGTCCACGCATCGTTTCTGTTATCCCGGGCAAGTGTGCATAGGATGTGTAGTAGTCAAGGATGTCTCCACCCATGAGGACGAATGTCGGATCTTCTCGTCGTACCATCTCTTGGAGATGTTGTATGTTCTTGAGGCTGATGATCTCTCCGATGTGTGTGTCAGAGACGAAGACGACCTTCAGACTGTCCGGTGTCTGTGCCGTGCGAGGGAGGTGTACCTCATGGCGGACGATCCTGGGCGAAATGGTATTGTAATGTCCCCAAAGGCATAGGAGGACGGTCACGGGGATCATCACGAGGAAGGCATGACGGTACCAACGCTTCTTGATCGGCTTGCGAGCCTCCTTCTCACGCACGAAGAAGAAGCTGAGCAGGTAGATCCCCAGAAAGACCATTCCTGTGAAGAAGAGGTAGATCATGAGCCCGACATAGTAGTTGTTGAAGACCCTGAGGATATGTTTGATCGTCTCTTCGGACAAGTGAGTTCTGACAGCGAAGAGGGTGACAAAGACGAGATACTCGACAGCGAGCAGACCTATACCTGCACGGCGCATGAGCTCGCCTTTTTTCGTCGCCTTGAAAAGTAAGAGCAACAGCAGGAGGTTGAATATCGTCTGACCTATGAGTGAGAGTAGAAATACGTGCATGGCTTATTTTGACAGTGTTCGAAAGAAAAAATGTTTGTACATATAATTTAGGTGTCACCCTCCGCCTTTCGTCCGTCAGATCTCAGGAGTCGGGGTCGTCGGGAGACGTTTCATGAAACGATAGATCAGTATTGAGGATAGGGTAGCCGCCCCCACATCGGCGATGGGGAAGCAGAGCCACACCCCTGTGAGACCGATATAATTCGGTAGGATGAGGAGGATGGGTACGAGGAAGAAGGCATGTCTCGATATGGAGAGGAAGACGGACTTCTTGGCATGACCGATGCTTTGAAAAAACTGTGTTGCCGAGACTTGAAAGCCCACACCCCACAGTGCCCACATCACCAGTCGGAGAGCATCGGCGGAGATGTCGATCATCTTGGGATCGTCGGTAAAGGCCTTGGCAATGACTTCGGGAATGAGAAGAGCCAAGGCCACGCCCACGAGTCCGATGATGAGGTTGGCGCGAGACGAACGCCAAAAGGCCTCTTTCATGCGATCGATCTGTCCGGCTCCATAGTTGAAGCCTACGATGGGTTGCATCCCCTGAGACACCCCCAGCATGAGCATCACGATGAGCATACCGTAACTGTTTTGGATACCGTAAGCTCCCATACCGTAGTCGCCACCATGGGTGTAGATGACTTTGTTGAAGATCACGGAGACGATACTGCTCGAAAATTGGACCGCAAACGGTGCCATACCTATCGATACGATGGCGATGACGTACTCTTTCTTGAGCTTGAAGTACCTCGACTTGAGTTTCACGAGGCTGTCCTGCTGCAAGAAGTGTGACATCACATAGCACATCCCCACAAACATGGCTATCACCGTAGCTGCAGCGGCACCTCTGATCCCCATATCGAAGATGAAGATGAAGACAAAGTCCAAGATCGTGTTGAGCACAGCACCGAGGATCATAGTTTTCATGGCCTTTGTGGGATAGCCCGAAGCCCTCATCACCGAGTTGTAGGCGAAGCAGAGGTTCGCAAAGATGTTCCCCGGTAGTGCTATCTCCAAGTACTCTCTTGCATAGGGAAGTGTGACATCACTTGCACCGAAGCTCCTCAACAGCGGGTCGAGGAAGATCATACAAAGCGCAATCGTCGAGACAGAGAGGAGGACAGAGAGGACGAAGGCGTTGCCGAGGAGATTTTCGGCCTTCTCGTGTTCTTTTTGCCCCAAGAGGATAGAGATGCGAGAAGCAGCCCCCACACCGATGAGTAGTCCGAAGGCCTGAAGGAAGATAAGGATAGGGAAGGTGATCGCAAGACCCGATATCGCAAGACTGTCTACCCCATGACCGATGAACATACGATCCACGATGTTGTACAGCGAATTCACCATCGTGGCGACCACAGCGGGTATGGCATACGATCTCAGCAACTTCGGTATCGGAGCGTTGGCCAGCTGATAGGTCGCACTGTTGTTGATGTCTGCGCTTGTGGTCATAGTCATTGGTGCCGGGAGCAGTGGTTAAGGGAGGATAGCGATGTCAGCCCATCTTGCTGATCTCTCTGAGTTTGTCCTCATCCATGATCTTGATCTTACGCCCATCCAGAGCGATGACCTGCTCTTCTTCAAATGAGTAAAGCGTCCTGATGGCATTGCTTGCCGTCATGTTCGATAGATCGGCCAACTCTTGACGAGAGAGATAGATGCTGATGGTCGCATTGTCGGGCTCGAGACCATATTTCGCCTTGAGCATGAGGAGTGACTCTGCCAGTCGACCTCTCGTGTGCTTCTGTGCCAAGGAGATGGTGAGTTGATCGGTCTCA
This is a stretch of genomic DNA from Porphyromonas cangingivalis. It encodes these proteins:
- a CDS encoding MATE family efflux transporter: MNNSATYQLANAPIPKLLRSYAIPAVVATMVNSLYNIVDRMFIGHGVDSLAISGLAITFPILIFLQAFGLLIGVGAASRISILLGQKEHEKAENLLGNAFVLSVLLSVSTIALCMIFLDPLLRSFGASDVTLPYAREYLEIALPGNIFANLCFAYNSVMRASGYPTKAMKTMILGAVLNTILDFVFIFIFDMGIRGAAAATVIAMFVGMCYVMSHFLQQDSLVKLKSRYFKLKKEYVIAIVSIGMAPFAVQFSSSIVSVIFNKVIYTHGGDYGMGAYGIQNSYGMLIVMLMLGVSQGMQPIVGFNYGAGQIDRMKEAFWRSSRANLIIGLVGVALALLIPEVIAKAFTDDPKMIDISADALRLVMWALWGVGFQVSATQFFQSIGHAKKSVFLSISRHAFFLVPILLILPNYIGLTGVWLCFPIADVGAATLSSILIYRFMKRLPTTPTPEI
- a CDS encoding TIGR03915 family putative DNA repair protein, giving the protein MTLFVYDKTLDGLLCCVFFAYEYKIRPDDIITATAQRPLLVEASYVIKTDPRKSKRVWVGLEKKLSKIAQNMLLLVWLSELPEVEMLLFRYICKIIDGPEGFEMNFGDADIVRVKEIAKKVAGESRKLIQFVRFQRTADDIYFAPISPEYNVLSLITPHFEARYADQQWIIYDTKRNSGLYYDKSSVRYISFSEKDLEALKSGKIEDEKLSDEELFFQKLWKEYFKSTTIRERINLRLQRQHMPKKYWRYLTEVQ
- a CDS encoding metallophosphoesterase codes for the protein MHVFLLSLIGQTIFNLLLLLLLFKATKKGELMRRAGIGLLAVEYLVFVTLFAVRTHLSEETIKHILRVFNNYYVGLMIYLFFTGMVFLGIYLLSFFFVREKEARKPIKKRWYRHAFLVMIPVTVLLCLWGHYNTISPRIVRHEVHLPRTAQTPDSLKVVFVSDTHIGEIISLKNIQHLQEMVRREDPTFVLMGGDILDYYTSYAHLPGITETMRGLHADPSKVYYVNGNHEYYYGREEKEAWFRSLGTFLKDSVVAVAPDVYLIGRDDHMNKERASLASLKSHVPSGAVTIVLDHQPKNVIEEREEGIHLALHGHTHDGQFIPFKWVVGAAFEQSYGLYSKGNTTYCISSGYGVAASTFRVGTRSEIVVLTLYFDK
- a CDS encoding DUF3822 family protein; the encoded protein is MIRKDIDSSRWLAEDLKYEETLALSLDTSIRITADGLSFCGFHREKPEESKVAFIPFEGGDMVESLKSVFFSYPTLSLPFKTTRVFADDGSGYTLVPTDLKPVASSNDWVVSSLDTDGKHVLSIPLNDTPATIETAVRSDLYEFCQRSFAFPRFDHLQRPLIAVAMRYTRRVHPAVVMVILGNGYTDITLARNGQLLLANRFDTPQAMDVLYFVTAVWRQFDLDPTSDHLCLYTHPAKDVEVPMEKLGTSIRHLSLNTYHGLIADPKVVSDRKLQLPPEFILDNLCE
- a CDS encoding ATP-dependent DNA helicase produces the protein MSAENFRARMSHFFPFEPTRTQAEVIDTLASFLHDEDYDADHAIFVLRGYAGTGKSSLIGALARTMLAEGRPLVLLAPTGRAAKVLQSYCGIPAHTIHRVIYRERMGANGESNFEMGYNRGRHDTLYIVDEASMINNTPDGISPFGSGCLLDDLMDFCFSVDGAKVLFIGDDAQLPPVGTPLSPAMDTRYLSRYTGRIFTGTLTDIVRQDEASEIVTLSHILRARIIDMEGGLSEWETPLLPMPSGEEVKIVSGYDLPDLVESSYAQVGKEETILLTRSNKDAEEFNRQIRYRSLGYEDDITPGELLMVCRNNYFHTPTDAEGHPKSLFIANGELLHVERSRRTKELHGFTFREAELTDTEGGIIHANIILESLYSGAAALTPEQRQRLFDSVVLDYPWATNKKQLYGALRKDPYLNALQIKYAYAMTCHKAQGGQWHDVYIHFGYLTPEMIDISFCRWLYTAMTRASSRLYFISPPDFIFGKWTDDY
- a CDS encoding RsmD family RNA methyltransferase is translated as MRIIRGKYGHRRFAVPKTFKARPTTDFAKENLFNILENSIDWEETKALDLFAGTGSIGLELLSRGCHTVVGVEMDHAHCAFIRKVLGELKDSNYRLIKGDAFKYISNQVGERFDFIFADPPYAIDNLDTLPDLIMGGTLLASHGLFILEHPGTYDFSEHPCFVKLKQYGSVHFSFFEHPSEDTL
- a CDS encoding putative DNA modification/repair radical SAM protein, which gives rise to MNESTIEKLKTLAEAAKYDVSCASSGSSRRNAKGGVGTTSGWGICHSFTPDGRCISLFKVLLTNHCIYDCAYCTNRRSNDVRRAMFTPDELADLTIEFYRRNYIEGLFLSSGVIRNPDYTMEQMLRTVKLLREVHRFNGYIHMKSIPGASQELVSKAGTYVDRMSVNLEIPSEENLKLLAPEKDYAGVFAPMRFIQQGMLESIEERKKYRSAPKFVPAGQSTQVIIGATPDSDKQILTLASALYRRPSFKRVYYSGYIPVNTKDNRLPVLPAPPLVRENRLYQADWLMRFYHFDAREIVDDLHPDLDLDVDPKMGWALRHPEYFPVDLNTAPYEVILRVPGIGVNSAKLILASRRFGTLSSFQLKRMGVVMKRAQYFIVCRDLPMRTINEVTPEYVRKQVSQKKVQEVLSKAMQLPLNFGE